Part of the Candidatus Schekmanbacteria bacterium RIFCSPLOWO2_02_FULL_38_14 genome, AAATAGAGCTAAAAGGACTTTCAAAAGACACAAATTATCAGAAAGCAATAAATATACTATACACAGAATCAAATATAAGCAACAATGAAGTCGGGTTTAGCATTTTCAGGGATGGTGTTGAAATAGCCACAATCTCTACAGATAAAACCACATATAATGATGAAAACGTAATTCAGGGACAAGACTACTCATATCAGATAACTGCTTTTAATGTCCTTGGCGCATCATCTGCAGTTGGACCAGTAGAAATCACTTTTGATAAACCCAATACTCCGACTGAGTTAACTGTAACATCTTTATCAGGTACATCCAACAAGCTTACCTGGAACGGTGATGATATCAATAATGAACAGGGTTTCGCAGTAGAGAAAAAAGCCGGCAGCGGTGAATTCATTGAAATCGGGACTGTTGATCAGGAGGGAACAACCTTTACTGATAAATTTGTTAATCCTTCTTCAACCTACACATACAGAGTTAAGGCTTACAATGCATTAGGAGATTCTGACCCATCAGATGAAGTATCCCCCTAAATGGCTTGACATCTAATATTTTTAATATATAAGTTACAATCCTTAATGAAAACTTTTAACATTAACATTTTGAATTTGTTTAGGACTTTGTCGTGAGCTCAGTCGAACGATTTAGATATTAGAATTTAGAATTTTCAACTAAAATAAGGAGGTGATTTTATTGTCAGTAGTTTTAAGGCTAACAAAGACAGGAACCAAGAAAAAAATAAGATACAGAGTTGTTGCCGCTGATTCAAGAAAGCCAAGGGACGGAAGGTTTCTGGAAATACTCGGGACCTATAATTCCCAGAAAAAAGAAGACAACTTTTCACTCAAAGAAGACAGGGTAATAAGATGGCTCGCTCAGGGTGCACAACCAAGCGACACCGTAAAAAATCTGCTTAAAAAGTCAGGCATCTGGAAAAAATTTAAAACAAAGAACTCTGAAGAGGCTGCTGCATAAACTGAAAGGTGGACGCTAATGAAAGATTTTATAGCTTTTCTTGCTCAGTCGCTGGTTGATAATCCGGACAAAATTGAAGTAATGGAACTGGGAGAAGGAAGAACAAGAGTTATTGAGCTCAAGGTAGCCCAGGAAGATTTTGGAAGAATCATTGGGAGAAAAGGAAGAACGGTAAATGCAATCAGAACCTTGCTGGATGCAGCATCAATTAAAATGAAAAAAAATATAGTCCTTGAGGTCATTGAATAATGACTCAGGAGGAAATGGTTGTTGTAGGCAGGATTCTCAAGGTAAGGGGAGCAAAGGGAGAGCTGACTTTCCTGCCTTTAACAGACAAAACCGACCGCTTTTCTCTCCTAAAAGAGGTCTTCATAGAGAAAACGGACGGCAGCACTGTAAAAAAAGAGATTGAAAAAATATTCTTCTATCAAGGAAAAGGGGTAATCAAGTTCACTGGAATAAATTCCGGAAAAGAAGCCGGAGAATTCCTTAAAGCCAATATATCAATACCTGAAAAAGAGAGAATACAACTTCCGGAAAACCACTACTTTGTCTCAGACCTTATTGGAGCAAGCGTAATAACCCTTGACGGGGAGGAAATAGGGAAGCTTACAGATGTGCTTCAGACCAAAAGCAATGACGTTTATGTTGTGACAAGAGAAAGCGAAGAAAGACTCATTCCTGCCATAAAAGATGTAATCAAGGAAGTTAACATAAAAGATAAAAAAATAATTATAAATCTCATCGAAGGGCTTTGAAAAATGTTTTTCAAGGTGATTACCATCTTCCCTCAAATGTTTGAGTCATACCTTAAACAGAGTATCCTGAAAAAAGCCATAGATTCAGAAAAAATAAAAATTGATATCATTGACCTTAGAAACTATGCCACGCCTCCGCACAAGGTGACTGATGATTATCCCTATGGCGGAGATTCAGGAATGGTAATGAAGCCTGAACCTTTTTTTAAGTGCTTTGATGATTTGAAATCTATCTGCAAGGAAAAGTTCACAACTGTTTATCTAACCCCTGACGGAACTCTTTTTAATCAGGACACTGCAAAGGAGCTCTCAGAGCTTAAAAATATCATTCTTCTTTGCGGAAGATATAAGGGAGTAGATGAAAGAGTGAGGGAGACGCTGGTTGATAAAGAGATTTCAATCGGAGACTATGTCCTCACCGGAGGCGAACTGCCTGCAATGGTTGTGATTGATGCTGTTTCAAGGATGATTCCCGGTGTTTTAGGCTCAGACTTATCAGCAAAAACAGACTCCTTTTACGAAGGATTGCTCAGCCATCCGGTTTATACAAGACCGCCTGTTTATGAAGGAAAAATAGTGCCAGAGGTCCTGCTCTCAGGAAACCATCTCAAAATCTCACGCTGGCAGAGATACCAGTCTCTGAAAAGAACTTATTTGAGAAGGCCTGAACTTCTTGAAAAAATCACTTTAAGCGAAGAAGATAAAAAATATCTTTCTGAAATAAAAAATAACATCTCTGAATCCAACTGATGTTTTATATTGCCCTTATACACTACCCTGTTTACGACAAAAACCACAACATTATTGGAACCGCAATTACAAGCCTTGATATTCACGATATCGCAAGGGTATGCAAAACCTACGCAGTTAAAAAATTTTTCGTCATCACTCCATTTGAATCACAAAAACTTCTTTGTGAAAAGATTATTAACCACTGGACCGATGGATACGGCGCCCAATACAATCCCTCAAGAAAAGAAGCCTTTGAATCAGTCTCTGTTGTCAATGACCTGGAAACGGCACTAAAGGAAATCAAGGCAGCAGAGGGAAAAGAACCTTTAAAAATTGTAACTGCTGCAAGAAGTTTTGATAAAAGCATATCCTGTCAGGAATTGGGAAAAATTATTTCCACTGGTGAAAAACCTGCAATCCTTCTGTTTGGCACAGGATGGGGGCTTGAAGAAAGCTTTATTAAAGATTCTGACATAATCCTAAAGCCAATCTCTGGCACTAACAGCTATAACCACCTCTCAGCAAGAAGCGCTGTAGCCATAATTCTTGACAGGCTGTTAGGAAAAGACTCCTGAAATATTTTTATGGTCATTATTAAAGACATCTCTTTTAGAATATAGTTTCTGTCTTGTCCGGAATAAATTTTTGTAAAGACTTACAGTAAGTTAGATATAAAATCGCAAAAGAAGGATAACTTAATAGTTGACTTAATATTCTGACTACTTTATATATTTCAGCTTAATAGAAAACAATAGCTAATTGCTAATGACATAAGACTGGAAGTTTAATTTGGAGGTAGAAATGGGTGTATTTCAAGAACTAATGAATGAAGAGATTAAAAATATCAAGTTCCCCGAATTTGGTCCCGGCGATACTGTAAAGGTACATTTTCAGGTTATTGAAGGTGAAAAGGAAAGAACACAGGTATTTGAAGGAACGGTGCTGCAAAGAAAGACTCACGGAATAAACTCAACCTTTACAGTAAGGAAAATTTCCGGTGGTGTTGGCGTTGAAAGGATTTTTCCCCTTTATTCCCCTCTGCTTAAAAAAATAGTGGTTGTCAAAAGAGGAGAAGTAAGAAGGGCAAAAGTCTATTATCTGAGGGGAAAGACCGGGAAAGCAGCAAAGGTAAAGGAAAAAGAATTTAAAAAAGAAAATAGTGTTTGAGTTTGAACAGGAAGTCTATAAAAAAGGTTTCTCCTGCATTGCAGGAGTAGACGAAGCAGGCAGAGGTCCTCTGGCAGGACCTGTAGTTGCTGCTGCTGTTATTCTACCTTCCCATATCCATTCTTCAGAAAAAATTCCTAAAGTTTTTACTGAGGTTGATGATTCAAAAAAACTTTCCGCAGCCAAAAGAAAAAACCTCTATGATAAACTTATTGATTCAGGCATAAAATTCGGGATTGGAATTGTCAGTGAAAAAACTATAGATGAGGTAAACATTTTAAGGGCAACAGTACTTGCAATGGAAAAAGCCATCTCAGAACTAAACCCGAAGCCTGAATATCTTTTAATAGACGGCATAACGCCTCTCAGCCTTTCAATTAAACAGAAACTCATAATAAAAGGAGACAGCAGGAGCTGTTCTATTGCTGCTGCATCAATTTTTGCAAAAGTCACGAGGGACCACATAATGGATGAAATGCATACTTTATATCCACAGTATGGATTCAATAAACACAAAGGATACCCTACAAAAAGCCATTTAAAAAAAATTATTGAGTTGGGACCATGCCCAATACACAGAAGAAGTTTTAAAGGCGTGAAAGATTTTCTTACAACCTCCTGAGATTATATTTTTCCATCCTGTAAATCAATGTTGCTCTTGTTATGCTCAGAAAACTTGCAGTCTTGCTCTGATTCCAGTTGTTCTTCTCAAGGGCTTTTATCAGCAGTTCTTTTTCAATATCCACAAGAGAAATACCCTCTTCAGGAAGTTCACGAATAAAGCTGCCGGTGATTGCAGAACTGAATCTGATTTCTTCAGGCAAATCATCAGGACTTATTACATCACCCTTACGCAATAACAGTGCCCTTTCAATAACATTGCCCAATTCCCTCACATTGCCCTTCCAAATACAATTCTCCATAACTTTTATTGCCTCAGGAGAAAATTTTACATTAGGAGGAGTTTTGAATACCTTAAGAAAATGTTCAATCAGAAGAAAAATGTCATCCCTGCGCTCCCTGAGGGATGGGATTTTCACTGGTATAACGCTCAATCTGTAATACAAATCTTCCCTGAATGCTCCGTCTTCAATCTGTCTTCTCAGGTTCTGATTAGTAGCTGCAATTACTCTGACATCTACCTCAATAGGGTCAACCCCGCCAACCTTATCAATAGTCTTTTCCTGAAGCACCCTTAAAAGCTTTGCCTGAAGCTCCAATTTTAAATCCCCAATCTCATCAAGAAAAATTGTTCCGCCATTAGCGTGTTCAAATTTTCCGGCTTTATCCCCAAGCGCTCCTGTAAATGAGCCTTTTTGATGCCCAAAAAGCTCGCTTTCCATAAGATCCTCTGGTATTGCCGCACAGTTTACTATTACTAAAGGTTTATCATTCCTGCTGCTGTTGCAATGAACCGCCCTTGCAATCAATTCCTTCCCTGTCCCGCTTTCACCAAGGAGCAGGACAGTGGAGTCTGTTTTAGATACTCTCTTTATGAGCTGAAGCACATCAGCCATTTTTGAACTGACACCTATTATATTATCAAACCTGAATTTCTCATTCAGCTCAGATTTAAGCTTCAGGTTTTCTTTTTCGAGACTCTTTATCCGAAGCGCCTTTTCTACTGCAATCTTGAGCTCATCTCTGTTAAACGGTTTTGTAACATAGTCATAAGCACCTGCCTTTAATGCCTCTACAGCCTTTTCAATTGTTCCATAGGCTGTAATCATTATGACCAGTGCATCCTTATTAAGACGTTTCACTTCTCTTAAAACTTCCATTCCATCCAGATCAGACATCTTTAAGTCAGTAACAACTAAATCAAATTCTTCCTTTTTAAATAAATCAATCCCCTCTCTTCCCCCTCTTGCTGAGGCTACTTTGTACCCCTCAGAAGTCAGGTTATGGGATATGACTTTTCTTAAAGATTCATCATCATCAATTAAAAGTATATTATGTTTTTTCATTCTAAAACCTATGGTTTTATTTTGTTCTATTTCCCTTCTGCTCCTTGCGCTCTGTTCATTGGTACCCTGACTCTGAATGAAGCTCCTTTCCCCTCCTCGCTCTCAACAGAAATGTTTCCGCTGTGGTCTTCAATTATTCTTTTAGTAATTGCCAGTCCAAGACCTGTTCCTTCTTCGCGGGTTGTAAAAAAAGGATTAAAAATATGAGTCAGGTTCTCTTTTGGTATTCCGCAGCCTGTATCAGAAATTATTATCTCAACAAGTCTTTGTCTGTCCATATCGCTGCTCTCTGCTTTATCCGTGCCTTTGTCTGAACTATCAGAAGATATAACTTGTGTGCTGATTTTTAAAATTCCTCCATTTTTCATAGACTGAACTGAATTCAAAACAATATTCAATAACGCCTGTTTTAACTGCTCTGCATCTATGAGCATATCCTTTAAATCTTTATCAAGCCCTATCTCAACCCTGATATTCTCTTTCTGCAGACGAAACTCAACCAAATCTTTTACAGAATTCAAAACATCATTAATATTTGAAGGTTTAAATGACGGAACCTTAACTTTAGCAAATGACAAAAAGTTTGAAATTACTTTATTAAGTCTGTTTACTTCCTTAATCATTATTTCAAGAAATTCGTGTTTCTTTTCATTTGGAAGGTAGTCATCCTTTATAATTTCAGCAGCGCCGAGGATTGAACCCAGAGGATTTTTAATCTCATGCGTAAGCCCTGCTGCAAGCTCACCCATTGTGGCAAGCCTGTCAGCCCGTATTAACTGTTGCTCTTTTTCCATGAGTTCAATTGTCTGGTCCTGTAATTTCTTATAAGAAATGCCAAGGTTCTTTGCAGCCTGCTGATACTTAATCCTCTGACTTTTTTCCTTTTCAGCTGCAAATCCTGTCACTATGCCAACTGTCATGAAAATGAGTATTTCCAGATACTGGTCAATTTCATGTGTTGGAAATTCACGCCATTGAAAAAGCACATGAGGTGCAAATAAAAATCCTGCTAAAATAGGTATGGAGATTCCCCCTCTGATTCCAAACCAAAACGAACCCAGGATTATTGGGATGTAATAGAGCCTGCGAAACATATCATGAAACTGTTTGTCTCTGATAGGAGTAAAATAATGCAAGGCAGTAATAACAAAAAGAATGAGAGCAACTGTTAATATTTTTTTCTTATCAAGGTGCTCACTTTTATGTGTATTTTCCATTCCTTCTGGATTTCCCTAATACTTCTTTAATTTAAAGTATATGTAGTTTTCTTAAAAGATTAATTCTTTTGTAATTTATAGTAATTTTGTTTCAATAACTCAACAAATACTCTTATAAATTAATAACCTTGACAATTAAGTATTTAAATTATAATAAAAAAATAATTCAATTAAATAATTCATCATAACAATCATTATCAAATGACCTTAACTCTTTTCAAAAAGGAAATATACATATGAATAATTCAAAAATTTTTCAAAAGCTCGCTCTAATATCAATTCTAATAACACTTATCTTTACTCATTTCAGCTGTTCAAGTCCTGAGAAGAAAAAGAAAAAACACATCGAAAAGGCTTTAATCTTTTTGAAACAAAAAGAGTATAATGCAGCAGTAATTGAATTAAAAAACGCCATCCAGATTGACCCTAAATATGCAAAGGCTTACTATGAGTTGGGCAATGCTTATATGGGAAGAAGAGAATATAAAAAAGCCCTGATTGAATTTCTGAATGCATCCAAGTATGACTCAAGTATAACTGATGCATATCTTCAGAGCGGGCTACTTTACCTGAGTCTGGGAAAAACAGAGGAAGCAATCAAAAGCCTGGAGCAGGTTTTGAAAAAGGATCCCAAGAATAAAAAGACTTTAAATTCCCTGGGGTTAAGTTACGCATCAAAAAATGATTTTGAGAAAGCTGAAGACTTTTTTTTAAAAACCTTGGCAATCGACCCCAATTACGCAAAGACTTACATAAACAGAGGGCATCTGTATCTCAACAGCAAAAAAGTTGATGAGGCAGAAAAATTTTATAAAAAAGCCCGCGAACTGGACCCCAAGGATTTTGAAGGAATTTTAAGCCTTGCAAACTTGTATGTTCAGAAACAGGATTTTAAATCTGCTGAAGAAACCTTTAAACAAGCTATAGTTTTAAATCCTAAACATTATGATACACATTTCCTGTTAGGAATTCTTTATATGGATCAAAAAAGGTTTGATGAAGCAAGAAAAGAAGGAGAGATTCTGAATCAAATCAATTTTAAACTGGCTGGAGGAAACTATCTTAAAGGTACCGCAAGTTTAAGGGTGGGTAACATTGGTGATGCTTTTTTAAACCTGCAGGAAGCCGTGACAAAAGGACCTGGCTTTCCTGAAGCTCATTTTAACTTTGCCTTAGCCCACGCTTCCAAAGGAAATATCCAACAGGCAATAAGCGAATTACAGATGGCTACTAAGCTTAAGCCAAATTATCCGGAAGCCCGTCTTTATCTGGGAATCTTTAATTTTCGCCAGGGCTGGAATGATGATGCAGTAAGAGAATTTGAGAAAATTATAGAACTTGTTCCTGAAAATCCGGTTGCCCATAATACATTAGGGCAGGCTTATATGCTTGTAAAAAGGTATGATGATGCACAGCGTGAATTTGATAAAGCAATAGAGATTGACCCGAATTTTGCATCTTCATATACCAATATGGGAAAATACTACAATGCATTGGGTAAAAGCGCACAGGCTATAGAAGAATATCAAAAAGCTCTTGATAAAAACCCAAAAATAATGGATGCAAGAGTTGGTATTATTGTCAATCACATAACAAACAAGAATTTTGACAAAGCCATAAAAGAATGTAAGAATGGGTTAAAAGTAGAAAAGGACAATCCCTTTTTATTAAACCTGCTCGGTTCTGGATACCTTGCAAAGAATGATGTAAAAAATGCAAAGGCGCAGTTCCAGAGGGCTATAGAAATAAGCCCAAAGTTTGTCTCTCCTTATATCAATCTCGGAACTCTTTATATGAGAGAGAATGATTTTGAAAATGCGAAAAAGAAGTTTAATGAAGCTCTGCAGATTGATCCTAAAAATATAACTGCAATTCAGCGCCTGGCTTCAATATCAATTAAAAGCGGCAAGGTGGATGAAGGTATAGGTATATTAGAAAAGGCTGTAAAAGAAAACCCGAAATCAATCCCATTATTATTAAGCATAGCAGATATATACTTTCTTACAGG contains:
- a CDS encoding 30S ribosomal protein S16; protein product: MSVVLRLTKTGTKKKIRYRVVAADSRKPRDGRFLEILGTYNSQKKEDNFSLKEDRVIRWLAQGAQPSDTVKNLLKKSGIWKKFKTKNSEEAAA
- a CDS encoding RNA-binding protein, with the protein product MKDFIAFLAQSLVDNPDKIEVMELGEGRTRVIELKVAQEDFGRIIGRKGRTVNAIRTLLDAASIKMKKNIVLEVIE
- a CDS encoding Fis family transcriptional regulator is translated as MKKHNILLIDDDESLRKVISHNLTSEGYKVASARGGREGIDLFKKEEFDLVVTDLKMSDLDGMEVLREVKRLNKDALVIMITAYGTIEKAVEALKAGAYDYVTKPFNRDELKIAVEKALRIKSLEKENLKLKSELNEKFRFDNIIGVSSKMADVLQLIKRVSKTDSTVLLLGESGTGKELIARAVHCNSSRNDKPLVIVNCAAIPEDLMESELFGHQKGSFTGALGDKAGKFEHANGGTIFLDEIGDLKLELQAKLLRVLQEKTIDKVGGVDPIEVDVRVIAATNQNLRRQIEDGAFREDLYYRLSVIPVKIPSLRERRDDIFLLIEHFLKVFKTPPNVKFSPEAIKVMENCIWKGNVRELGNVIERALLLRKGDVISPDDLPEEIRFSSAITGSFIRELPEEGISLVDIEKELLIKALEKNNWNQSKTASFLSITRATLIYRMEKYNLRRL
- a CDS encoding 50S ribosomal protein L19 — protein: MGVFQELMNEEIKNIKFPEFGPGDTVKVHFQVIEGEKERTQVFEGTVLQRKTHGINSTFTVRKISGGVGVERIFPLYSPLLKKIVVVKRGEVRRAKVYYLRGKTGKAAKVKEKEFKKENSV
- a CDS encoding 16S rRNA processing protein RimM, whose protein sequence is MTQEEMVVVGRILKVRGAKGELTFLPLTDKTDRFSLLKEVFIEKTDGSTVKKEIEKIFFYQGKGVIKFTGINSGKEAGEFLKANISIPEKERIQLPENHYFVSDLIGASVITLDGEEIGKLTDVLQTKSNDVYVVTRESEERLIPAIKDVIKEVNIKDKKIIINLIEGL
- a CDS encoding ribonuclease HII → MFEFEQEVYKKGFSCIAGVDEAGRGPLAGPVVAAAVILPSHIHSSEKIPKVFTEVDDSKKLSAAKRKNLYDKLIDSGIKFGIGIVSEKTIDEVNILRATVLAMEKAISELNPKPEYLLIDGITPLSLSIKQKLIIKGDSRSCSIAAASIFAKVTRDHIMDEMHTLYPQYGFNKHKGYPTKSHLKKIIELGPCPIHRRSFKGVKDFLTTS
- a CDS encoding tRNA (guanosine(37)-N1)-methyltransferase TrmD, translating into MFFKVITIFPQMFESYLKQSILKKAIDSEKIKIDIIDLRNYATPPHKVTDDYPYGGDSGMVMKPEPFFKCFDDLKSICKEKFTTVYLTPDGTLFNQDTAKELSELKNIILLCGRYKGVDERVRETLVDKEISIGDYVLTGGELPAMVVIDAVSRMIPGVLGSDLSAKTDSFYEGLLSHPVYTRPPVYEGKIVPEVLLSGNHLKISRWQRYQSLKRTYLRRPELLEKITLSEEDKKYLSEIKNNISESN